The window AGTTAACTTGGATGCTGCTGCCTGGTGGATTGAATGTTGCAGTAAAACCAAAAGAATTTCTTGAGCGCACAATCGGCTTCACCATCAACTATACTAGAGAAGATCCCCGCGATCCTCGAGAACTATCAGAGTATCCTGATATTAGGGTGTGGTTTGTGAGACTTGATGCTACTTATCCATGGTTGCCAGTTTTGTTGGATTGGAGAGCTGGAGAACTGGCTCGGTATGCTGCAATGCTGGTTCCACATCAGGTGATGTTCAAAAGtgcattttgtgtgtgtgtgcataaaaaaaaaaaagagagagggagCATGCTTGATGCTAACTTAGTATTTATATGTTATGTTGCAGATGAATATTAAAATGGGAGTGGTCTTCAATCCTGAGGCATTGGAACTGTTTGTTATGAAGAAAGTTTTTATTGTGTATTCTTGGTTGAAGCATCACAACATTCCCAAGCCTAAATTGAAGGCAAATGATATGGCCAGAATGCTTGGATTTACAATTGGAGATGAACTATATGACTTTATTGATAAGCATCCGCTTGATCTGTCGTAAAGAACCTTTGTAGCAGAAACCTACGAAAATTCTTACTTCAATTTTCTCCTACGAAGCCGTGATCAATAATaagcttttttttaaagtaaagtgAAATAGGTTTTACTGGCATACTCATAGAACAGTGTAAGGTTTCTGCAACGGTGGTCTACAATGAAAAGGGTTATTACGCTTATTGGACCAAAGGTCATAAATTGAAGGTCAACATATAGAGAAATCCAATTTTTGTTGCTACCCGTGCATGGGTATGGGCGGGTACGAAACTCAACAGTAGATATGGAAACGGGTACTGTAATGTACCTATCAAGGATATATTTGGTTTAAAGTTACAAAATTATGTTTGCAAATTCCAACGTAAGTTGCACCTTCCAATACATAAAATGAGAAGGAAAAATTGTGGGTTTGAaagtaaaaatacttttgaaaactTTAATGCAAACAAGCACCTAGACTCTTGAGTCTTGACCCTATCGTTGACTTACCTAAACCCATTATCACTTAATACCTGCATGAAACGCTCTTAATAAGGGAGTCTAATTTTTCATAAGGTTTGGACATTAAAAGTTGCACTCAAATGCTTCGAATTGGTGTCAGGTTTAAATGTCTAATGTTATAAGAGTAATAAAGGGGTTGACGTGGATGATCATTTAATGTAGCTGACTCTAATTTCTTTGTTGTAACATTGCTTAtatagtaccttttaaatttcttaggCTGGCTATAGGAGTAGATCCAAGAAAAGTGAAAACATGGTGGCCAGAGGTGGATTCTTTCAAAATGCATCTCGATTCATGGAAGGATAAATATCTTTTACTTGGAGATAGAATCATATTATTAAATCAGTACGGTTTAGTTtgtcattttacattttatctttttttaggaTGCTTTTAACAAAGGTTATATTTGACAAATctagttgaaaaattaattgataaaattatatattaaattataagtgtcggataaaactaattattgaaataacagaaatgttttataaaaaataatcaaaagtgtTAAGACCCTTCGAAGTATTGAGTGCTCTTTTCTATAAAGTGGAGCAAATGATTCTAATAAAATTGCATGGGTtcggtgataaaaaaaatctgtcaATCTAAAGAATATGATGGattaagagtaaaaaatttagaaatattCAGCCCCAATCTCTTGGCCAATAGAAATGGCATTGTCTTGTTGATTAAAAGTTAGCTTGGTTTGGTTTATTACCTCAGAACATAGATATGAATCCATAATAAGGTGCCTTCCAATGAAGGTGGAAAATACAAAATCTACCTCAATATAGTGACAACATTTGAACAATTTTGCAAGGAAAGTAAGAAACAGGGTGAGTAGTAAGTTTTGGCATGACATATGGCTAGGGAATGCACATCTCAAACATGTTTTTCCtagaatttttcaattttcacatGATAAGAATGCACTAATTTTTAGATGGAAAGTGGCGAGGCAATGATTGAATCTAGACAAGGAATTGGAGGAGATGAGATATTCTTGTGGGAGCATGAGTTATTTTCATAACTTTGATACATGATATCCTCGTTTTCACCATGTAAAGATTAAATGATTTCTTGATATAGATTGGTGAAAGTTTGCAATCGTTTTTCACCAGATCTGCATACGATCACTACTTGTCTTCATATTTTGATTTCTCTAACCCTTCTCTTTAAGCTCTGTACAATAATAAACTGTGGAGGTATCTGTGCCTCTTAAGATGAAGGCTTTTTCATGGAGATTGATGTTGGATAGATAACTTTCTAAGGTGATTCTCTTCAAAAGAGAAATCTTACAAAATGCACATGAAAATTTATGctctttctattaaaaaaaactgtaatcatatttttttctatgcAAAGAAAATTATATGCTCTACTGTTTATTatgtaaagaataaaataaaaattataataagaaaataagattaatagCACCAATATTTTCAAGTAtgttaatttgttttctctctcttttagaAACTCAACCCCCCGccctccctctccctctccctcccttttttttaatctttttgctTTGTCTTTCATCTCCAAATCAgagttaatatttttcaaggaaatttGATAACATGGGTCTTAATTTCTAGGCCCAAATAAGATGTTTTTAagaatagatattttttatattatccttTTAAtattcagttttattttatatttcctaAAAATACTAGATAATGATAAGTGTATGGTTGTCATTTATTAGTGTTACTATATAATGTAATGTTTGCACTCTATTGAAATATCAATGAGAATATGAATGTTTATCTTTTACCTGTCTTTGTAGCTTTCTCTTTAGTTTTTAGTAGTAGTGTAGAATAGAGTCACTTTGAGCCCAACAAAATttctacaaaataataaaattcaaatcacAATTTTAGGCTTTTGACGAAAGGAAAAACTATTATTCAGAAAAAAGGCATTTGCCCCACCTCCTCATGCCATGCAATTGTCATATATAACACTCACGTGCTATGTATAGAAAGGGAAGAATTGCAAAAGGAACTAAGCCTAAAGTAAAGTCCTGCTCGTCGGTGAAGTGTTAGAATTAGGTCTAATCACGTAAATCACATTCATACTCGTCGGTGATCCCACCATATGTCAACTTTGTTGGCCGAATAAGTAGACTATATCTCTAGGGACAgtttgttaagtaaatgaaaggaaattgaaattctaacCCTCTAGTAGACTAATACAGTAATACACCTtttgttgtctacttgtcttggTTATTTGTTGGGTAAATTgagatatattttttcatgtcaGCGTCTAAGCAATGAGAATCACTACTTAGGCATATGATAGTAGTCTAAAGAAGACATATGATCGATATTTGTCATCTCATCGCTTATGGCCATGCAGTGTTTTGTGTTTCATTCATGTTAGTTGCTAGCTCAGGggctaaaaagttattgtttatatataaaaaataaaaaaaagtagttatTAGACAAAATTGTGTCTGGAAGTATGTATATACGTGacatgttaaataataaatttcaaccacaaccttaatttatttcttcattttctttgttcTCCGCCGCGAAACAATATTGTCTAGGGAGAGTGCATGGTTGTTGTGTCAGATGGGGGCCCGGTTTAGACAGTGTTTCGCCCATGTGCTATAATGCGATGTGAACAAGTCATGTGAGACTATATGAGGGGGTCACAACATATAGGTATGGGACTGTGAGAAGCCgaaatataacattaataataGATCTTGAAGGATATATATGGAGACCAACCATATAATGTATGTATCTAAGTTCTAATAGAATCATGGCACCTTTTGGTTTCAGCTAGAAATATTGCAACAACCATGAAGGGACAAGCTCACAAAAAGTTCAATAGCTATCCCTCTCCCTTTGCATGACTTTTGCtatctttgttttcctctgTAATTGGTTTGACTAGCATTGCAACTGTATGATGTACGACTCCAAAGTAGTTTCCCCCATATATCCATTTTCTAGCTGCCTCACGTTGATCACCTTTCCTTTATATCCTATTCATAGTTCATAATAATGACATTTTAAACCTAATTTAGCTTCTATGTTTGTTCAAATTtgaaacaataatatatatgttgGACTCTACCCCATCATATATAAGATAATTGTGATGACtaattaagttaataaaatgGTAACGTGAAATAATGGATTGTTCATGTGTGTACGTGGAAGAATTGATTGATGAGTAAATCGACTTGCGGCCTCCCCCACATGAAGAATTTAAGACAAGATTTCTCTGTCTCCCCTCTCTTGAAGAAGTGGTAACTGAATTGCTGATCTCAAATTATTCCCACGTACGCTTACTTTGTAGATGTAAGAGAttgtattcaattttatttataaaaaaggcTTAATAAGATGGAATTAAGCAGAGTAGTTAAATTTAAGATCACGCAAGTTGGTAAATATCAATATATACACTTATACTTGTAGggtgtaaaaataaaacatcttgCATTCATCAATATTGGCATTTATATATATCTCAACTAAACTATTACCAACATTCTTGCAAGGTAGTGTTGTAAAAACGGGTCTTCCGGCAAGTTAAGATGTGAAAAGTGAGTTGAGTCAAAATTTTGTATTGGCTACATATTTTTGCCCTGTGTCATTGGATTGGGTGTATAtacatgttaattaaaaaaagactaaatCGTAATATTtgtcccttaattttttaaatttataattttagtctctctcatttttaattataacatttaatccttttaattttataaattggtgattttaattcttctaataaattattaaaaataattatgattaatagaattattaaattagttataaattaattaaaaattattaattattaaaaacattaataaaaagttAACCCTGATCTTTCATAGCACtctgtttctctttttctcaaGAAACACTTCTTCCACTTTTATCACCTTGCAGGTGATTTCACCATCAACACCATGTTAGGAATAATAATATTGAATCAAATAGGTTTGATAATTTTGGGACCAACAGCTCAAGGGTTTGCCCTGGTCCAACAGCTCAATTCTTTTTTAACCTCATGGTTAAGATCGAGCATGTCCTATTTTAAACCATCGTTTCATCGGATGGTACCATTTATGCCATCAGATTGGACTATTTTGACAGCCCTATAATTAGGCTGGCTCCAACGACTAATGACTAAATATGTCATCTTGCATTTAGTAGTAGTATCCCAAATCTTGTGATAGTGTaacaaatcttttaaaaaattctctctaataattagataataaattttcattagaaAACCTTAATCTTCACGAATTGAAATTGAATAAAAGGTTATAGAAATAAACATaaagtttttattgaaattgttCAGAGAAAAAGTCCGTAGCTAGCTAGTGATatttatgaaactaattttgtgttttaaaatttaaattgatatgcttgtgtgtgtgtgtccaaCAAAAAAGAAGCATATATTATATAGTTTGAAACTCTTCTAGTTTATCCAAGGGGCGTGGAGTGAATAAATTAATCAGCATCCAGGATATCTGggaaactataaaataaatatcgaTCTGTAAATAGTAAATACTCTTACGTACTCAATCAAATAAAACTCATGAACTAAACATTTAAAcccttataaataatataaaacaccAAATGTACAACTACTACAATATGTATAGTATGTAAAACGGAGtttctatataaattattaaattaataacgaAAAGTATGATAGGATTGTAGGACTTTGCTAGGTTTTGTCGAAGGAAATCCGTGTATAAACAAAGGAATAACATCACCAAAGCTGGATTGTTTGGTTATGAACAGGCACGTAATCAGAAATCACGTACAAGTTTTGGTCTTtatcaaacacaaaataaagagagacaaaGAAAGGTGGGTACACCTTTCAACTGTTAGGCAGTCCAAATTCTTAGTCTCAAAAGTGACGTCTCAATGTcggattttgttttcttaaagaATTCAAACTTGCCAAAGAAATTTAACTTTTGAAAccctttatttaatttgaagcTAGCTCGTTCCCATGAGTtaaattccataaaaaaaattatttaacgaAAGATTATGAAAAATCATGTTGAgaacaaaattaatcttttatccaataaattaaaaaatatccgtAATTtctgacataaaaaaaaaaaaactaactggtTCATCCTCGTGTGAAATTCAATTTACTCTTAAGTCTCgtggactaaaaataaaaaactattgaaAGCTTACTAACGTCCAGGTCCCTCCCATGCATTAAAAATAGGGAAAAGTCAATTGACACTTCAATGCCATTTTATTATAGCCTAAAGTTGAAATTGAAAGAGtggtaagagaaaaaaatatacataagtaTAATAAGTAAATGACCtgagtataaaataaataataattattaataataaggtattttatacattaaggcgtctatatattattcattttaaaaaaatagcaaataGTCAATGTAAATTGGCTTAAGTAATTAGAATTTTGATAtgaattctcattttttttcatatatgtgAGTTTGAATCTTTCTGATGTACTGTCCAATAGTATTATATAAAGCAAAAGTACATAAAAATAAAGGTGGAAAAGTTGTATGGAAATACATATTTGGTTACTAGTTAGggtaatttaaaagtatttttacctTCTTTTACAGCAAAAgtacttttacttttaaaacaataaattcatttttcttcattatGTATATTGAAATTTAGAAATATGTATTGAAATTCTCAAAACTCATTCCCAAAATATATCCAAATACCGTATAACCTAAGATGTTATAACAGTTATTATATATGCGTTTCACAAATTGGAAAATATATATGCATTGAAATTCCTAAAGTCACGTTCCCAAAGACTAGCATAACCTAAGTCGTGGTAATAGTTGCTATATATGCGTTCCACAAGGTCCCTAACCAATTGGCAACAGTAGTTTCTTTCTCATCTTCAATTGCCAATATTGAGAGAGAGATTTCAATCATGCATGAGCATGATTTGATGAAGTGTGTGCTCCATGTTAACTTTCACCAAAATAGAGTGAAGTCCGTTTTGTGCGGTACAGAGGCAAACACACTCATCCGTGGTCATGGCGACATATATTCTGGAATTCCACAATaacctttttattttagtcgttttatgtaattaaattatgtgtttcaattaatttaatcataaatatatgTGCATAACGTGACAAATTGATTTCTGACAAAAGAAACATGCTttgacacattgtttttcaagaGTCTGTTATACATTTTAGGctaaattattaattcatttctctgtttaattaattagtttgtaAACAGCGTGTTTGGATTTGTGTTGGGATTTACCTTTTTTGTAATAAATCTACGTTAAAGTTTAATTTGTAATAATGAATCAGGAGCTAACAAGAAATACTAGCTTCTCCAGCTTCATACGCGTGTCGGATCGTTCATTGATGCAGAATTGCAGACGCCAAATCAAACAgacaaaaaattgattttaaattaaattaattgtaaatgatgtaacttattttaaatgttttgattcTAAAAACTAGTAATAAAATTCCGTATAAAATCTTTTTATCGAAGGAAAAGGTTATGTAATTGCTTCAAAAACTCAATCAATTCTTAAACGTGAATCATGTTAAAATCacattaattgatattaacATGATTTTCTTTCTATTCCAACGTATATATTACtagttacattattaattatctcTTGTGTGCTTTTCTAACATGCAGGATATATACACTATAATTTTTAGTAtccacaaaacatttttttctctgtaTAGTTCAGATCAAACTGTTACAGAATACAAATAATTCtaaactgtaaaaaaaaaacctaaactcaacacttATATAAGCACATATCAATGTGTGCAACACTCGTGTATCTCTGACAAATTTGTACACCTTTAATTACGTGCAGAACAATATCGCATGTACGTTGATAGGTAGAATCATTTTTTCCCTAATGATATGGGCGACTATAAATCAGGATTGAGGCTAACCAAAAGACTACTATCTAGAACATTATCTTCTAAGGTTAGAATCTCTGGTCAAACAAGAGTTCACATTTAGAATCCCCTTATGTCGTTTCGACATATCTCAAATaggattatttaaaaaaacagtaaaaaaagagaaaaacaataaaattacttgaatatttttttataaatgataattatCTTCACTATCAACAATCTTATTAAGTAGAAGAAGATGattatgtatgataaaatattttttgagcaATTACTTACTCATAATACAAAGGTGAGAactttaattaaactaaaataatctcAGATGATCTAATCGGTTATCAATTACTTGAATATTTGAAAGAGGAAGTAGAGCGAATTGAATAAAATGAAGGTGAGTCCATAGTCCCACACATGACAAATTCTGACAACGTCGCCACCAATGTGTTTCTTGCATCCCAGAGGTGCAACAGCGTGCGTGAAGTTGCTGTGCCCACGTGGTGATTGGCGTGCCACTTCACCCCGAGATGTCGACGTCCACGTGGATTGGTCCTTTCCTTCCCTTCGCAAGGCAACTACGCGACAAAATCCTACGTAGGCATTGCCATGATTCAACCTTCCTTCTCACAATAATGCCACTTTCTtgttgcctaattaattgatgcTCTTCCATGCCTTGTAACTGCGGAAGCACAATGCACCTACTTATGTCCATCTTGTTGAGGAATTGAGGGAAATAAATATCCAAAAAATTTACACAACTGTAAGCAATCACATGATGAACTTACACcacactttaatttaaaatgagtCTTCTCTTTATTTATATGGTGTTCAATTTTTCTGTttctatttaatataaaatttcatctCACATTTATACTCTAATACATATATTTCTGTGAATTGAGTTGTAGACTATacttgagaaatatttttatcatatttaagtTTGTAATTGGACATTTCTGTGGATATATGGCAGGATCAAACTCTATATCATCTTTAGTTTTAATCGcctaattaaattacaaacacGTTTCATCAATTTTGATTGATAAGAATTGTTGGATCAGATGTGATCATGTGAACCAATACCGATATACTATCacctaattaaatttgaaacacGTTTCAGTTTTCATTGATGAGAATTGTTGGATCAGATGAGAACCATTACCGATAAGGTCTGAATGAATAGTTGAATCGAAAGCTGCCTGAAAAGAATGTAGCTTGGCATTTATATGTCTTGGTCTAATAATAAATACTCGGTCTAACAAGTGGCAGGTGAAACAAATTAAGTAAATCAATGAGAGCTGGAGTAGTGAAAGTTCAACTCTCGTAAAAGTACAAACTATGATCAACcaactatatataaattttgatctaTAGTGGAAGTATTTCATTCAACAAGAATAAACTTAACAAGTTGCCACTAATTTCTTCTTCCAATAGTGATGGATATATGCATATTGAAACTTAATTAACAAAATCTCATAAGATTAATGATCACAAAAATAAGACAGTTTAACTATTTATATATGCGTGGTGTGCAGGGATAAGAGTGTACAACAAGCTGTACGCTATGATCTTAACTAAAACTTCCTACCTAGCTACGAAGCTAGAGcaagtaattaaaaaactttTGGTGATGAGAGATAGGCTATGCTATCAAGCTTGGAAATGAGCAAATCCATTAGGTTGTCTTCTAGAAGAGACAGTGTCCAAAAGGCGACGAAATGAACATAGGGAAAACATGGTCTTGTACTCTTATTGCACAAAAGTGAACGAGACAGAAGAAAAGTCTGGCATCATGGAAATTTGCAAACATTGAAGCTTGCATTCATGttagagaagagaaaaagaatagtACAATTGCAGGCAAACTTATATACATGCATTATTATAGAGTTcatgaatttttgttttactgTACCATTCCCCAAAGTAAATGTACCATTTTtgggatgaaaaaaaattggaggacACCAAATATTTGCTAACATCAAGAGAGGGTTGTAACAAtacaaaaagcaaaaatataaatatatgatataatGTGATGTGATGAGAAACatgaaataaaagaacaataataaatattgataaacTATATGATATACAGATATGATTATATATCATTGTCATTCTTTTTAGATTtccattttatttatctattccTGTTTATTTTTAGACTTCTCATTTTCCATTTTACTTAGGTCTGGACATACTTTTTATAGTTTAATGCAGTGAATAATATCTAGTGCCTAGCCATTAATAACATCGTTGTTGTTTAACATTTTTCTATCATTTAACTTCAAAACCTTTTTAACACCTAAACCTTCgcttaattaaataattggaGTTTCAAATGATTAGCAATTTCCATTGATATAGGGTGGCAGTTGGCACTTTGAGGGGTGCCATAAGACAACTAATATtaaaaagggaagtaaaaaaCTATTAGTTTAAGCTGAACTTCGATGTGGACCCCTATACGCCACTATATATGTAATAAGCTGCCATCTATCTATTCTTCATCCCATCAACCACTCATAACTTCCAGATT of the Glycine max cultivar Williams 82 chromosome 13, Glycine_max_v4.0, whole genome shotgun sequence genome contains:
- the LOC100810072 gene encoding protein CHLORORESPIRATORY REDUCTION 6, chloroplastic; amino-acid sequence: MATTPIKCKPLLPLSSLPKPTTSWLFGKPISHPFPNSRPVYQRGNVAISVSYNPQGNFDLSLFDDDDETKAAPPLPPTEGRFEVAIDNDVISRLDLSPFQAATGMKSPLSVKPKEFLERTIGFTINYTREDPRDPRELSEYPDIRVWFVRLDATYPWLPVLLDWRAGELARYAAMLVPHQMNIKMGVVFNPEALELFVMKKVFIVYSWLKHHNIPKPKLKANDMARMLGFTIGDELYDFIDKHPLDLS